TTTGCACCAACCCAAAGCAGTAAAAATAACCTTATAAAAGAGGGTGTTGAGGAAAAAAATATTCTTGTTTCTGGAAATAGTGTTATAGATTCCTTAATACATATTACAAATAAAATAAATAAAAACAAAAATATCAAAGAAGCGATAGAAAAACTGTTAATTAAATTTGAATTAAATTTAGAAAAAATTTATAATAAAAAGATAATTCTTGTTACAGGACATAGAAGAGAGAATTTTGGAGATAGCTTTTTAAATATTTGCAATGCAATTAAAGAAATTGCCATTAAAAATAGAGATGTTGAGATTGTGTATCCCGTCCATTTAAATCCAAATGTTAGAAAACCTGTAAATGATATTTTAAGAAATATTGAGAATGTTAATTTGATAGAACCTCTCGATTATGAACCTTTTATCTATCTTATGAACAAATCATATTTAATATTAACTGACTCTGGTGGAATTCAGGAAGAAGCACCAAGTTTAGGAAAACCTGTTCTTGTAATGAGAGATACAACAGAAAGACCAGAAGCAGTTGATTCAGGAACTGTAAAACTTGTTGGCACAAATAAAGAGATTATAATTGCAGAAACAGAAAAACTTTTAAATAATAAAGCTGAATATAATAAAATGAGTAAAGCACACAATCCATATGGAGATGGAAAAGCATCAGAAAAGATAGTTGAATTTTTGAAAGGGACTTATGAAATATAAAAATATCTGTGTTGTTGGATTGGGTTATATTGGATTACCGACAGCTTCTTTATTAGCAAACAGAGGCTTCAATGTTCATGGTGTTGATATTATTAAAAATACCGTTGATACAATTAATAGAGGTGAAATACATATTGTAGAACCTGAGCTTGACACTTTTGTTCATTCTGCTGTAAAAAGTGGAAATTTAAAAGCTGATTTAAAACCTGCAGAAGCAGATGTTTTTATGATAGCTGTTCCGACTCCTTTTCATGATGGTTTTGTTCCAAATGTAGATTATGTAATATCTGCAACTAAATCTATTGCCCCTTATTTAGAAAATGGAAATTTGATAATTCTAGAATCTACTTCACCTATTGGAACAACAGATAGCCTAATAGATGTTTTACAAAATGAGGGTGTCAATACTTCAAACATCGATATCGCTTATTGTCCTGAGCGAGTTCTACCTGGGAATATTATGAGGGAACTTGTTGAAAATGATAGAGTTGTTGGAGGAATAACTGACAGAGCTACGGAAAGAGTTGCAGAGTTTTATAGAACTTTTGTAAATGGAGAAGTCTTAAAAACAACTGCAAAAACTGCTGAAATGGTAAAACTAACTGAAAACTCTTTTAGAGATGTAAATATTGCTTTTGCAAATGAACTATCAATTTTATGTGATAAGTTTGGAATTGATGTTTGGGAATTAATTAAACTTGCAAATAGACATCCTCGAGTAAATATTTTACAACCTGGTGCAGGAGTTGGCGGACACTGTATAGCAGTTGATCCTTGGTTTATTGTTCATAAAGGTGGAGATGATGCGAAAATCATTAAAACTGCTAGAGAGATTAACACTTATAAAACAGAATGGGTAATTGAAAAAATTAAAAATTCTGCTTTAGAATTTGAAAAAGAGAATGGACAAAAACCAAAAATAGCTAGTATGGGATTAGCTTTTAAACCAGATATTGACGATTTACGAGAGTCTCCCGCCCTTTACATCACTAGAAGACTTATTGGAGAAAATTTAGATATTTTAGCAGTTGAGCCAAATATAGAGAATTTTAATGAATTTGAAATCCATAATTGGGAAGAGGCTTTAGCAAAATCTGATATTCAAGTATTTTTAGTTGCACATAAAGAGTTTAAAAATGTTTCAAAAAAAGACAGCTCTTTAGATTTCTGTGGAATTTTATAAAATAAATTGAACAAAAAAAATGTAAAATCAATATCATTTTTATGGATGGGTTCATTGCTTGGCAGTGGAAGTACATTTATTATTTATATGATTCTTGCAAGGCATTTAGGAGTTGAGCAGTTTGGTTTGTTTTCATCTGCATTTGCAAATATAGCTATTCTTTCACTTTTTGCTGGATTTGGTGTATCTCAATCTTGGCTTAAACATTTCGGTACAGAGGGGTGGAATGCTATACGATGGCTTCCTTCATCATTTAAACTAGTAATTAT
The DNA window shown above is from Thiovulum sp. ES and carries:
- a CDS encoding UDP-N-acetylglucosamine 2-epimerase (PFAM: UDP-N-acetylglucosamine 2-epimerase~TIGRFAM: UDP-N-acetylglucosamine 2-epimerase), with the protein product MKKNILVVFGTRPEAIKMAIVVKQLQKVEEFNTKVCVTAQHREMLDQVLEIFNIVPDYDLDIMSKNQDLFDVTIKIMSGIKEILNSFNPDLVIVHGDTSTSTISALSSFYKQIDVAHIEAGLRTFNIYSPFPEEANRQITRVLAKYHFAPTQSSKNNLIKEGVEEKNILVSGNSVIDSLIHITNKINKNKNIKEAIEKLLIKFELNLEKIYNKKIILVTGHRRENFGDSFLNICNAIKEIAIKNRDVEIVYPVHLNPNVRKPVNDILRNIENVNLIEPLDYEPFIYLMNKSYLILTDSGGIQEEAPSLGKPVLVMRDTTERPEAVDSGTVKLVGTNKEIIIAETEKLLNNKAEYNKMSKAHNPYGDGKASEKIVEFLKGTYEI
- a CDS encoding nucleotide sugar dehydrogenase (PFAM: UDP-glucose/GDP-mannose dehydrogenase family, NAD binding domain; UDP-glucose/GDP-mannose dehydrogenase family, central domain; UDP-glucose/GDP-mannose dehydrogenase family, UDP binding domain~TIGRFAM: nucleotide sugar dehydrogenase) — encoded protein: MKYKNICVVGLGYIGLPTASLLANRGFNVHGVDIIKNTVDTINRGEIHIVEPELDTFVHSAVKSGNLKADLKPAEADVFMIAVPTPFHDGFVPNVDYVISATKSIAPYLENGNLIILESTSPIGTTDSLIDVLQNEGVNTSNIDIAYCPERVLPGNIMRELVENDRVVGGITDRATERVAEFYRTFVNGEVLKTTAKTAEMVKLTENSFRDVNIAFANELSILCDKFGIDVWELIKLANRHPRVNILQPGAGVGGHCIAVDPWFIVHKGGDDAKIIKTAREINTYKTEWVIEKIKNSALEFEKENGQKPKIASMGLAFKPDIDDLRESPALYITRRLIGENLDILAVEPNIENFNEFEIHNWEEALAKSDIQVFLVAHKEFKNVSKKDSSLDFCGIL